In Amyelois transitella isolate CPQ chromosome 3, ilAmyTran1.1, whole genome shotgun sequence, a single genomic region encodes these proteins:
- the LOC106136097 gene encoding proline-rich protein PRCC: protein MALVAYENSDSEYEDDTEDNTTVVTLNTNVKVPLKPDSKQVTAEENPATSNSDSGQNLFNLLPQPTNKKPVTIEEDDEFLHKKESTNITKPKAKIMVPSLDDFKDVDHVAPSVKSKTANGKKSGLLSILPQPKNAALTTKATTKTLIPHVLTKKPDTTAKKKDPLPSPMKKAKTVTKLLAEYSDDSDNDDEIQNDFFSINKPVELPPVEDIPLDIDVKPKAVKTVPTTIPTNHRQVQNIQSYFKQDADEEMNGVAGGSEYGSEASSSSYSSHEVVESQSNGDVVLDDEAIMKLCGARGKRKREEIQIVNVNQQEVLADAKEWLLKGLMDDTSKRVSASKKRGNEPTHQQKRKHQITYLAHQAKANEVELQNQWANNRMSKRQTQSKYGF, encoded by the exons ATGGCATTAGTTGCTTACGAGAACAGCGACAGTGAATATGAAGACGATACAGAAGATAATACCACAGTTGTTACTCTAAACACAAACGTAAAAG tgCCACTGAAACCTGATTCCAAGCAGGTCACAGCAGAAGAAAACCCCGCAACGTCGAACTCTGATTCTGGTCAAAATCTCTTCAACCTCCTACCTCAACCGACAAACAAAAAGCCAGTCACAATAGAGGAAGATGATGAATTTCTACATAAGAAAGAGAGCACTAATATAACTAAACCTAAGGCTAAGATCATGGTGCCTTCACTGGATGAT ttcAAAGATGTGGATCATGTGGCACCCAGTGTGAAATCTAAAACAGCTAATGGG aaaaaatcAGGTCTACTAAGCATATTGCCTCAGCCCAAAAATGCAGCGTTGACAACTAAAGCCACCACAAAGACATTAATACCACATGTGCTCACAAAAAAACCAGATACTAcagcaaagaaaaaagatcCACTGCCATCACCAATGAAAAAGGCTAAGActgttacaaaattattagcaGAATATTCAGATGATAGCGATAATGATGATGAGATTCAAAATGACTTTTTCTCGATAAACAAACCCGTAGAATTGCCACCTGTTGAAGATATACCACTAGATATTGACGTTAAGCCCAAAGCAGTCAAAACTGTACCCACAACAATTCCAACCAATCACAGACAAGTTCAAAATATTCAATCATATTTCAAACAAGATGCCGATGAGGAGATGAATGGAGTAGCAGGCGGTAGTGAATATGGCAGTGAAGCGTCAAGTTCGAGTTATAGTAGTCACGAGGTTGTTGAAAGTCAGTCTAATGGAGATGTTGTATTGGATGATGAAGCT ATCATGAAGCTATGTGGCGCCCGAGGCAAACGCAAGCGAgaggagattcaaatagtgaatgtGAACCAGCAAGAGGTCCTGGCTGACGCCAAGGAGTGGCTCCTCAAGGGGCTCATGGACGATACCAGCAAACGGGTCTCCGCCAGCAAGAAGCGGGGCAACGAACCCACGCATCAGCAAAAGAGGAAACACCAAATCACCTACTTGGCGCATCAG GCGAAGGCGAATGAAGTGGAACTGCAGAACCAATGGGCAAACAACAGAATGTCAAAACGACAAACTCAATCGAAATATGGTTTCTAA
- the LOC106136099 gene encoding small ribosomal subunit protein uS11m has product MLSALRNSLRVPAISLGRLFQTTAPTSSDKFDHKRIPQNDEGVQGEKVVDLDSVLKSKQNLFPTLESDNILFDGVPYKDLPICNIRVSHNNTIFTLTDAAGNVKVIKSCGIEGFKNTKKGTNIAAQTTAISFAAKAIDRGLKNIRVKVRGLGPGRLAAVKGLQMGGLQVISITDNTLVSWNPPRPRKARRL; this is encoded by the exons ATGCTAAGTGCCTTAAGAAATTCATTAAGAGTCCCTGCAATTAGCTTGGGAAGGTTGTTCCAAACGACAGCTCCGACATCTTCGGACAAATTTGATCACAAAAGAATCCCTCAAAACGATGAAGGAGTGCAAGGGGAGAAAGTCGTAGATCTAGATTCTGTGTTGAAATC GAAGCAAAATCTATTCCCAACCCTTGAATCAGACAATATACTGTTTGACGGAGTTCCTTATAAGGATCTCcctatttgtaatattagagTAAGCCACAACAACACAATATTCACGCTGACGGATGCTGCGGGGAATGTTAAAGTAATCAAATCATGTGGTATCGAAGGCTTCAAGAACACAAAGAAGGGTACAAATATTGCAGCACAGACAACTGCCATTAGTTTCGCTGCC aaAGCCATTGACAGAGGCTTGAAGAATATCAGAGTGAAAGTCAGAGGATTGGGACCAGGTAGATTG gctGCTGTCAAGGGCTTGCAAATGGGTGGCCTACAAGTAATATCAATTACAGATAATACACTTGTTTCCTGGAATCCTCCTCGACCGAGAAAAGCAAGAAGATTGTAA